One segment of Thioalkalivibrio sp. XN279 DNA contains the following:
- the bioC gene encoding malonyl-ACP O-methyltransferase BioC, producing the protein MSHDRYHLEGRRVRAAFDAAAAGYDAVAVVQAEVRARLLERLELFRLAPQRILDAGCGTGHGTRALLRHYRRAGVVALDLAPGMLAQARRQRPWWRRLDPVCADAAALPLADASVDLVFSNLMLQWCNEPDAVFREFRRVLRPGGLLLFATFGPDTLKELRAAWSAADGHTHVSRFIDMHDLGDALVRAGLAEPVMDVEHLTLTYADLRSLMRDLKTMGASNATAGRNRGLTGRQRLAAAEAHYERLRRDGRLPATWEVVYGHAWAPTAAARPAPDADGAVTVPLTDIGRRRR; encoded by the coding sequence ATGAGCCACGACCGTTACCATCTCGAGGGCCGGCGCGTACGTGCCGCCTTCGATGCCGCCGCGGCCGGCTACGACGCGGTCGCGGTGGTTCAGGCCGAAGTGCGCGCCCGCCTGCTCGAGCGCCTCGAGCTGTTCAGGCTGGCGCCACAGCGGATCCTGGACGCGGGTTGCGGCACCGGCCACGGCACGCGGGCGCTCCTGCGGCATTACCGGCGCGCCGGGGTCGTGGCCCTCGACCTGGCGCCCGGCATGCTGGCGCAGGCGCGCCGGCAGCGTCCGTGGTGGCGCCGGCTCGACCCGGTATGCGCCGACGCCGCGGCCTTGCCCCTCGCCGACGCCTCGGTCGACCTGGTGTTCTCCAACCTCATGTTGCAGTGGTGCAACGAGCCCGATGCGGTGTTCCGCGAGTTCCGCCGCGTGCTGCGGCCCGGCGGGCTGCTCCTGTTTGCCACCTTCGGCCCGGACACGCTCAAGGAGCTGCGCGCAGCGTGGAGCGCCGCGGACGGCCACACCCACGTCAGCCGCTTCATCGACATGCACGACCTCGGCGACGCCCTCGTGCGCGCCGGCCTCGCCGAACCCGTCATGGACGTGGAACACCTGACGCTCACCTACGCGGACCTGCGCAGCCTGATGCGCGACCTCAAGACCATGGGCGCAAGCAACGCTACGGCCGGGCGCAACCGCGGCCTCACCGGGCGGCAGCGCCTGGCGGCAGCAGAGGCGCACTACGAGCGCCTGCGCCGCGACGGGCGCCTGCCGGCCACCTGGGAAGTTGTGTACGGGCACGCCTGGGCGCCGACAGCCGCGGCGCGGCCCGCACCGGACGCGGACGGAGCAGTCACCGTGCCGCTGACAGACATCGGGCGGCGGCGGCGATGA
- the bioB gene encoding biotin synthase BioB: protein MSEIRTDWRLEDVRALFELPLFELLYRAHGVHREHFPHHEVQVSTLLSVKTGACPEDCAYCPQSVRYDTGLPVDPLLEVEAVVERARAARAAGATRFCMGAAWRNPKPKQLAVVMEMVRQVRALGLETCATLGMLTAEQAEALREAGLDYYNHNLDTSAAFYPEIITTRTYADRLETLQHVRDAGMKVCCGGILGMGEEREDRVALLHTLATLPAHPESVPINQLVRVPGTPLEGAAPLDPFEFIRTIAVARILMPGSHLRLSAGRTDMSEEMQALAFFAGANSVFYGEKLLTTPNPDADGDMALFERLGLVPEPGPADARGDARHN, encoded by the coding sequence ATGAGCGAAATCCGCACCGACTGGCGCCTCGAGGATGTCCGCGCCCTGTTCGAACTGCCGCTGTTCGAGTTGCTCTACCGGGCTCACGGCGTGCACCGCGAGCACTTCCCGCACCACGAGGTGCAGGTGAGCACCCTGCTGTCGGTGAAGACCGGTGCCTGCCCGGAAGATTGTGCGTACTGCCCGCAGAGCGTGCGCTACGACACCGGCCTGCCCGTCGACCCGCTGCTGGAGGTGGAGGCGGTGGTGGAGCGCGCGCGCGCAGCGCGTGCGGCCGGCGCCACGCGCTTCTGCATGGGCGCGGCCTGGCGCAATCCCAAGCCGAAGCAGCTGGCTGTGGTCATGGAGATGGTGCGGCAGGTGCGGGCGCTTGGCCTCGAAACCTGCGCCACTCTCGGCATGCTCACCGCCGAGCAGGCCGAGGCGCTGCGCGAGGCCGGGCTCGATTACTACAACCACAACCTCGACACCTCCGCGGCGTTCTACCCGGAGATCATCACCACGCGCACCTACGCGGACCGGCTGGAAACGCTGCAGCACGTGCGTGACGCCGGCATGAAGGTGTGCTGCGGCGGCATCCTCGGCATGGGCGAGGAGCGCGAGGACCGCGTGGCGCTGCTGCACACCCTCGCCACGCTGCCGGCGCACCCGGAAAGCGTCCCCATCAACCAGCTGGTGCGCGTGCCCGGCACGCCGCTGGAAGGCGCCGCACCGCTGGATCCCTTCGAGTTCATCCGCACCATCGCGGTGGCCCGCATCCTCATGCCGGGGTCGCACCTGCGGCTGTCGGCCGGGCGCACGGACATGAGCGAGGAGATGCAGGCGCTGGCCTTCTTCGCCGGCGCCAACTCTGTGTTCTACGGCGAGAAGCTGCTCACCACGCCGAACCCGGACGCCGACGGCGACATGGCGCTGTTCGAGCGCCTGGGGCTGGTGCCGGAACCCGGCCCGGCGGACGCGCGTGGCGACGCCCGCCACAACTGA
- the bioD gene encoding dethiobiotin synthase, translating to MKGIFVAGTDTGVGKTLFSAALLLHLAQAGVRAAACKPVSAGCRREGCRLVNADAELLAATAPLQRPLEIVNPFALEPAIAPHIAAAEAGVELQAAMLADACHRAGDGADFTLVEGAGGWRVPLNARETLADVARLLEFPVVLVVGLRLGCLNHALLSAEAIRADGLELAGWVANPIDPAMPRLEENISALEARLGAPLLARLPHCRHPGELARAREAAAVLRRITAFTYD from the coding sequence ATGAAAGGCATATTCGTCGCCGGCACCGACACCGGCGTGGGCAAGACGCTGTTCAGCGCCGCGCTGCTGCTGCACCTGGCGCAGGCCGGCGTGCGCGCCGCGGCCTGCAAGCCGGTCTCGGCCGGTTGCCGGCGCGAGGGCTGCCGGCTGGTGAACGCCGATGCCGAGCTGCTGGCCGCGACCGCGCCGTTGCAACGGCCGCTGGAAATCGTCAATCCGTTCGCGCTGGAGCCGGCGATCGCGCCGCACATCGCGGCCGCCGAGGCCGGTGTCGAGCTGCAGGCGGCCATGCTGGCGGATGCCTGCCACCGCGCCGGGGACGGCGCGGACTTCACACTGGTGGAGGGTGCGGGGGGCTGGCGTGTGCCGCTGAATGCGCGGGAGACGCTGGCGGACGTGGCGCGCTTGCTGGAATTTCCGGTGGTGCTGGTGGTGGGATTGCGCCTCGGCTGCCTGAATCACGCCCTGCTGAGCGCCGAGGCCATTCGCGCGGACGGACTCGAGCTGGCGGGCTGGGTGGCCAACCCGATCGATCCGGCCATGCCCAGGCTGGAGGAGAACATCAGCGCCCTGGAGGCCCGCCTGGGGGCGCCGCTGCTGGCGCGGCTGCCTCATTGCCGGCATCCGGGCGAACTGGCGCGGGCCCGGGAAGCCGCCGCCGTGTTGCGCCGTATTACGGCATTCACTTACGATTAG
- the bioH gene encoding pimeloyl-ACP methyl ester esterase BioH, whose product MKLAVELRGAGPGLVMLHGWGLNSAAWSPLLPHLARRFRLALIDLPGHGRNRAAAVTPSLAGWANAIADVAPPGSAWLGWSLGGQVAMAAALAGHDIRRLVLVATTPRFVAAPDWPCGVPAEELAGFAGALARDHDKTVRDFLSLQLRGDARAATLLRTLRALLAESPAPDPAALATGLDILATTDLRAQLPALALPALVLAGERDRLTPAAAGRRLAAALPDGRCRVFAGAAHAPFLTHEEEFAGAVASFLDGTEVAA is encoded by the coding sequence ATGAAGCTCGCGGTCGAGCTGCGCGGCGCGGGGCCCGGCCTGGTCATGCTGCACGGCTGGGGGCTCAACTCCGCCGCCTGGTCGCCCCTGCTGCCGCACCTGGCGCGGCGCTTCCGCCTGGCACTGATCGACCTGCCGGGCCACGGTCGCAACCGGGCCGCGGCCGTGACGCCCAGCCTCGCGGGCTGGGCGAACGCAATCGCGGACGTGGCCCCGCCCGGCAGCGCATGGCTGGGCTGGTCGCTCGGCGGCCAGGTCGCCATGGCCGCCGCCCTGGCGGGACACGATATCCGGCGCCTGGTGCTGGTCGCCACCACGCCGCGCTTCGTGGCCGCTCCGGACTGGCCCTGCGGCGTGCCCGCCGAGGAGCTGGCGGGTTTCGCAGGCGCCCTGGCGCGGGACCACGACAAGACGGTGCGCGACTTCCTCAGCCTGCAACTGCGCGGCGACGCCCGCGCCGCCACCCTGCTGCGCACCTTGCGCGCGCTGCTGGCCGAGAGCCCGGCGCCCGACCCGGCGGCGCTGGCCACGGGACTGGACATCCTCGCGACCACGGACCTGCGCGCGCAGCTGCCGGCCCTCGCGCTGCCCGCGCTGGTCCTGGCCGGCGAGCGCGACCGCCTCACCCCGGCGGCAGCCGGCCGACGCCTTGCCGCGGCCCTGCCCGACGGTCGTTGCCGCGTCTTCGCCGGCGCGGCCCATGCGCCCTTCCTCACGCATGAGGAAGAGTTTGCCGGCGCAGTGGCGTCTTTCCTGGACGGCACGGAGGTCGCCGCATGA
- the bioF gene encoding 8-amino-7-oxononanoate synthase produces the protein MATPATTEALRRELERLEQADLYRRRRIAAWSPELGPAELVVDGRRCLAFCSNDYLGLARDPRLAEALAAHARTGGTGSGAAHLVAGHGPEHQALEEELAEFTGFPRALLFSTGYMANLGLLGALAERGDLVAEDRLNHASLLDASRLSGATVRRYAHADAAAAVRRLQGAARRRFIVTDGVFSMDGDAAPLAALADAARRHQAELLVDDAHGLGVLGPEGTGSVAAAGLQPADVTALVGTLGKAFGTFGAFVAGGEAVIETLVQRARSYIYTTAPPPPLAAATRRALAIARAEPWRRARLETLVARFRHGAATLGLRLLPSATPIQPVLAGSSGVALQAAAALFEAGLWVTPIRPPTIPAGTARLRITLSAAHEEADVDRLLEALATVAALRAEAGA, from the coding sequence GTGGCGACGCCCGCCACAACTGAGGCGCTGCGGCGCGAGCTGGAGCGACTCGAGCAGGCCGACCTCTACCGCCGCCGTCGCATCGCCGCCTGGTCGCCCGAGCTTGGCCCGGCGGAGCTGGTCGTGGATGGGCGTCGCTGCCTGGCCTTCTGCAGCAACGACTATCTCGGCCTGGCGCGCGACCCGCGGCTTGCCGAGGCGCTGGCCGCGCACGCGCGCACCGGAGGCACCGGCAGCGGCGCGGCGCACCTGGTGGCGGGCCACGGCCCGGAGCACCAGGCGCTGGAAGAGGAGCTGGCCGAGTTCACCGGCTTCCCGCGGGCGCTGCTGTTCTCCACCGGCTACATGGCCAACCTCGGCCTGCTGGGCGCGCTGGCCGAGCGCGGCGACCTGGTGGCGGAGGACCGGCTCAACCATGCCTCCCTGCTCGATGCCAGCCGGCTGTCCGGCGCCACCGTGCGTCGCTATGCCCACGCCGATGCGGCTGCGGCGGTGCGGCGCCTGCAGGGCGCGGCACGCCGGCGGTTCATCGTCACGGACGGGGTTTTCAGCATGGATGGGGATGCGGCGCCGCTTGCAGCATTGGCCGACGCCGCCCGGCGGCACCAGGCGGAGCTGCTGGTGGACGACGCCCATGGGCTGGGCGTGCTGGGGCCGGAAGGCACGGGCAGCGTCGCCGCGGCAGGGCTGCAGCCGGCGGACGTCACGGCGCTGGTGGGCACGCTGGGAAAGGCTTTCGGCACCTTCGGCGCCTTCGTCGCCGGCGGCGAGGCGGTCATCGAGACCCTGGTGCAGCGAGCCCGCAGCTACATCTACACCACCGCGCCGCCGCCGCCGCTGGCTGCTGCCACGCGCCGGGCGCTTGCCATCGCGCGCGCCGAGCCCTGGCGCCGCGCGCGCCTCGAGACGCTGGTGGCGCGCTTCCGGCACGGTGCCGCTACGCTGGGCCTCCGGCTGCTGCCATCGGCGACGCCGATCCAGCCCGTGCTGGCCGGCTCGTCCGGGGTCGCGCTGCAGGCCGCCGCAGCGCTGTTCGAGGCCGGACTGTGGGTGACGCCGATCCGGCCGCCGACGATCCCGGCAGGCACGGCCCGCCTGCGCATCACTTTGTCCGCCGCCCACGAGGAGGCGGATGTCGATCGCCTGCTGGAGGCGCTGGCGACGGTAGCGGCGCTGCGCGCGGAGGCCGGCGCATGA